A genomic region of Rhipicephalus sanguineus isolate Rsan-2018 chromosome 1, BIME_Rsan_1.4, whole genome shotgun sequence contains the following coding sequences:
- the LOC119383046 gene encoding enoyl-CoA hydratase domain-containing protein 3, mitochondrial, which produces MFDSLVQAGTFLFFFPRSGPDYSNPRTLQLSWDDGHVFLPAVKICNRGALRAGLRCLLSTKRQVVPTDLTKKLHTTALSRCASLVRVNDVDGVRQVTLNNSKKRNVLSLAVLRELDARFKEVDKESSVRCVVLSSSGPVFSSGHDLKELKIESGDSAKIEEIFSVCTSVMTAIRRLSVPVIAQVNGLAAAAGCQLVATCDIVLATDHASFSLPGAAFGLFCSTPGIAVARCVPQKMSAYMLFTGNTISAQEALRSGLVSKVVPEDKLQEETDQVVSAIKAKSKSVLCLGKKFYYRQIQMGIEDAYTEGERVMLHNLEYCDSQEGIKAFAEKRKPHWEHTDRKI; this is translated from the exons ATGTTTGATTCGCTTGT ACAAGCcggaacgtttctttttttttttccccgttctgGCCCCGATTACTCGAACCCTCGAACGCTGCAGTTGAGTTGGGATGATGGCCACGTTTTCTTGCCAGCGGTGAAAATTTGCAACCGCGGAGCCTTGCGCGCTGGTTTACGATGTTTGCTTTCAACGAAGCGTCAAGTCGTACCTACCGACCTGACCAAGAAACTTCACACGACTGCATTGTCTCGTTGCGCTAGTCTCGTCAGGGTGAACGACGTGGACGGCGTCCGCCAAGTTACCCTAAACAATTCTAAAAAACGGAACGTGCTGTCGCTTGCTGTGCTCAGGGAACTGGACGCTCGTTTTAAGGAGGTCGACAAGGAGAGCTCTGTTCGCTGCGTTGTTCTTTCCAGCAGCGGACCCGTGTTCAGCTCGGGACATGACCTGAAGGAGCTAAAAATCGAGTCCGGTGATAGCGCCAAAATCGAAGAAATATTTTCCGTTTGCACCAGCGTTATGACGGCGATACGCAGGCTGTCGGTGCCCGTCATCGCGCAGGTGAACGGTCTCGCTGCGGCGGCAGGATGCCAGCTGGTCGCCACATGCGACATCGTACTGGCCACGGACCATGCGTCCTTCTCGCTTCCAGGTGCGGCGTTCGGTCTGTTCTGCTCGACCCCAGGCATCGCGGTTGCCCGTTGCGTACCACAGAAGATGTCCGCCTACATGCTGTTCACAGGCAACACCATAAGTGCCCAGGAGGCTCTGCGAAGTGGCCTGGTGAGCAAGGTGGTCCCTGAGGATAAGCTTCAAGAGGAAACAGATCAAGTGGTCTCGGCCATCAAGGCCAAAAGCAAATCCGTTCTGTGCCTCGGCAAGAAGTTCTACTACAGACAGATTCAGATGGGCATAGAGGATGCGTACACTGAAGGCGAACGTGTGATGCTCCACAACTTGGAGTACTGTGACTCGCAGGAAGGTATTAAAGCTTTTGCCGAGAAGAGGAAACCACACTGGGAACACACGGACCGAAAAATTTAG